In the genome of Hevea brasiliensis isolate MT/VB/25A 57/8 chromosome 14, ASM3005281v1, whole genome shotgun sequence, the window aaattattttattataaaaaaataaaatgatttaatataAATTCACAATTCATATCAAGAAGtttttataaaatgatttttttataaattaattgtgaaaaatttattaatttaaggaattttttttataatattttaatgatataaaaaaatattaattataaataacacCAAGTAAGATATAGGCATCTTACACCTAAGGGACAATAACTACCCATTAAAAAATCAAGCTAAGGATTTTGGGAAATCATAAATGAGCACCTTGCTAGTTTTAGCTTTATGGGCTTATTTTTAGTCCTTTTAGGTAGGGATGGGGAATTGGTTGGCCACAAGTCAACTTGGATTGTGGTTTGATTTAGATTATTTATCtagttattatatataaaaataattttaaattaatttatttacatattgtttgaaattaaaacatcaattaaaaaaaattaattttatttttttaataattttaattaaaattcatgTTAATTGGAtcaaattcattaattttatttttatgaatcatttaaaattgaattattttaattGAGTGCACATTGAAATAGATTATGAACTCAACTTTTAACAATTTATATTCACTTGTGAAAATAATACATCATAGTTCCATCAAATTCAATTAGAGTATTTTGGCTATAAAGCCACtgttaaaacaattaaataagtgATAATGTTAGATTCTAAAAGGAATGaatgattttattaatttggagaaAAATGATGAGTCAAATTTCTCTTGTTTggtcaaaaatattattttatatgttaaaaataactgattgaaaatttttattttattattttaaaattttaattattaaatatattaaatttaattttaatactctataattaatatatatatctaaaaattatttatagtCGATACCCAATACACGCTCCTAATTCTACTTTTGTTAGTAGAAAGTAATAATATTTTATccgtttataaataataattatatttaattttaaattttatctaaaattatttattatatttaaaaaattaaaaaaataattattttttgaattttattttttatttttataaaatataataaaatatttatataatttttttaaaattaatattatcatttttttaattaaatcaattatTTATTACGTTAATATTTGTAATTTTTGAACTTCACCCACTCTTAATATTGTGCAGTGGGAAATGGAAcggttttcttattttaataataataataataataataataataatattattattattcttatttaatttattatttattttataataaataaatttatgttgtataataataaattaaaataaaaaataataaaaaaaatctcgGCCAAAAATCCACTCCGCTCTGCGATCGTTTATAGGGAAGTTTCCATCCCGGCTCCAATATTCTAGAAGGTAAAAATAAAAAGACATCCCTAGTTGCTTCGCGTATCGAACCTGTTAAAAAGATCAAATATTACAAGGGAAGATTTAGTTAGAGACAAAAGTTGATGAAAAGTATACCCACCTTCCGACGACGGACTGTGATGTTCATGTTCCGGCTCTGGCCTTTCAGATTTAGCAAAACATTATTTTCTTCTGCTTTTTATTAGATACAGAGCCGAAGCTGATGTATTTTTTGGCATGACCTATAGCTCATATAGGTTGACAATTTACATGCTTTTTGTTGTTTCGGCTTTGATAGTGCAACCCATCAAGCATGTACAATCTTCATTGAATATTTGAATTTATAGGTCTCCATTAATTACAAAGATTACCAAATTCTCTCGTCCCACATCCTTCTCCGCGTCTGCGTATTTAATTGCATTATATGATCTACCAAACATAAAACATTATTGTACTTAATTTATACCATTATTCTAGTAATAGAACTGAAAATAAAAACCTGATGAACTACTAATTTATCGTAATCACGTGCTACATGCCTAGATTAGCTTCATTTAGTAGGCACCTACAAAACACTTGACAGTTTTTTCAAATCACACAAAGATAGCAACCGTAACAGTATGAGCGTGAGATCTTAACAACAGGAGTAGacctttttttttatcaaagcCTAGCCAACAGATTGCAAAAAGGCTCGTACTTAATGTGCCATTCAATTGCAAAACAATGTATTAGCTTTTAAAGTTACAGATACTTGATGCATTTTCTGCCCAAGCCCAATTTACATAAACTCTAAATCAATAGATCACCACTGAAAATCAGCTGAAATGATGCATCTAAGTAACTTGAGAACTCTTGACTGCCAAAACGTTTtagctagctaaaaaaaaaatcactaatGACCACGAATTTTTTAATTAAGGACGCCACTCACATTTGATCATCTGAGAAGTTGATGGCAAGATCCCAATAGTGGCCAACACCAGCATCAGCTAACACTTTCCGAGCTGCAGCTTCAGTTACACACTCATGTACAGAAAACTTATTGAAGCTTGGTTTGGCAACACTGCCTTGCCACACCAAAATGCATTTGTTCACAGGTTTCTCCTCATTGCCATCTCCATCTTCTTCTTCGTCTTCCACAGCCTCAGCCCAGTTTATGCGCCTAAGCATTAGCTTCCCATACCTCTTAATGGATTTGCTTCCTCCTTCAACAACCACAACATTAATTCCTTCAAAAATCACAGCACAACCAGTCAATCGGTTCTCTTGAGCATTAACATCTACTTTGAAGCGGGTCTTCTTGTGTGACAGGTCATTGATTTTGTAGACAGAAACCATGGTTTCTACAGTATTTGGGTCATCAAAgagcttcttctccttcttctcacGGCGCTCAGCAGGAGTAAGCTTGCGTGCAATATTCCTGTCAATATGAGCTTGTTCACGCTCGGCAGCTGCACTACGGATTTCCTTCTCAAGTTTTGTGGGATCCTGTGTAGCTTCAGAGCCAAGAACTTTCATTAAATTGCTCATTTTGACTTTAGGTTTTGGGGGTTCAATCAAGCCTTGCCTAATCATCTCCTGTCTATCTTTTTCCCGAGCCAAACGACGTTGAGTACGAAGCTTCTTCTGCTCTTTCTTTGTTAGCTTCAAAGGTTGAGGCGGTGGAGGAGCTGGCTCAGCTGGGGGCTCAATGGGACGTGGGTGTTCTACATAGATTGTGATCTTCTCCATTTTCAACTTGTCAATTATATCACCATCCTCAATGTCACTATAGGCACCACTAGGCAGAAGAGGTACATCCCTGAAATTCGGCAACCATAACCAGATTATAGTCTTGGCAACAACAAACACGCGAGGGAGTAAAAAAAGAGGGCCAAGAAAAGGGCAACTGAGGAAAATAAAACAATGAAAGGCAACACTGTTAAATATTTGATTCAGTTTGATTAAAAATAGGCCAAATGAACACAGAAAGCCAAACCTTAAGTCATTGGACCCTAAGATTTGTTCTAATCATCAAAGGATATGGACtcccaaggaaaaaaaaaaatataaggaaTAATATTATCCTAAACCAAGGATCCAACATTAGGCTTCATAGTAAAAAATAAGGACTCCTAAAGACATCTAGCCAACGTATTCCAGTCAAGCTGAACATTATTAGCAGACCCATGTATTAAAATACTCatacaactcaactaagcctttatcccaaaaatttggggtcggctatatgaattcgctttttccactctgaacgattttgagttaaatcctcagaaatgtgtaatgcttctaagtcatgctgtactactctcctccaagtcaatttaggtctacccctttttttctttctatcctctagcctaatgtgctctacttgtctaactggagcctccgtatgtctacgcttcacatgaccaaaccacctcaatctcccttctctcaacttatcttcaattggcaccactcctaccttttctctaatactttcattacggactttatctagtctagtatggccactcatccaccttaacattctcatctctgcaactcttatcttagatgcatacgactctttcagtgcccaacactcactaccatatagcatagccggtcgtatggtcatgcggtaaaattttccttttaatttattgggaatcttacgatcacatagaactcccgtggcacgtctccacttcaaccatccggctttaatcctataactaacatcctcctcacatcccccatctacttgaaggactgagcctaaatatttaaagtgattactttgggacagtgccactccattcaaactaactccttccctatcaccagtttggccttcactgaacttgcaatgcatgtattctgtcttcgttctacttaacttaaaaccctttgactttagagtacttctccaaagttctagcttcctattgactccttctcgtgtctcatctatcagaacaatatcatccgcaaacatcatgcaccaaggaatactctcttgtatatatttcgtcagttcatctaaaactaatgtaaaaaggtaagggcttatggctgatccttggtgtaatccaattgaaatcggaaaatctcttgtgtcccctcccactgtgcgcacaatagtagttgctccttcatacatatctttcaatacttgtatgtacctaatagataccctcttttgttctaacgcattccataagacctctcttggaacactatcataagccttctccaaatcaataaaaaccatgtgtagatctttcttcccatctctatattaaAATACTCATATAGATAAAAATTCTAAGGTCCTTGAGTGCTTAAACTTGACTAGTTTCGAGTGTCCTTGTCTGCATCACAAGCCCTTATAAAGTACCAAAACCAATTTAAGGAGCCAAAAGGTGCAAACTTAAATAGTTGAACAATTTCGGTCAACTCAACTACAGCAAAAAGTGCGAATCAATGAATTAAAGATTAAGCGGTTTCTTAATATAGGAATCACAATCCTAAGAAAATAAAATCTCAACTTACCACCACTCAATTTCAGGAATTGGCTCCTTGACCTTTTCTTTAATTATAACTCTCTCTGATACCTCTATCAAATTGGGATTTATATCAGGAGCCGCTTTTGCCTTTGCATGCAGCGCTTGTCTTGCCTTCATATCTTTTGCCCTTTCTTCTCCAAATTGACTCTGCAATTATCGCATGAAACAACGATAGAAACAGGTAAACAGCAAATGAAGTTAAAAAGAAAGTGCAAAGAGGTAATAAGTACCTTCAATTTCATCATTTCAGCTTCCTTCGACCATTTCCCTTCCTCTACAAACTGGAAACTCATCCGTTTGGGCCTCAAAAGCTTATTCTTATTTATGCCCATTCTTTGATCAAAGTGAGGATTTGATTCAGGATCCACTTCCAATTCAGGTTTAAGAATCTGAAATGCATCCTTTTTCTGCTTGTTAATGTTTACCTGTAAAGTTTA includes:
- the LOC110669866 gene encoding protein RDM16 isoform X2, with the protein product MQKELSEKLKKIPLLSKGASSSSDNRAPPLVKEELKVQSSGTGAVQGVNPPMPTITSAGTMSSSLATGKPPASGMESLPGLASIPNIEAVKRAQELAAKMGFRQDPEFAPLINLFPGQVPAEVSVPQKPTKVPVLRIDALGREIDEHGNVVNVTKPSNLSTLKVNINKQKKDAFQILKPELEVDPESNPHFDQRMGINKNKLLRPKRMSFQFVEEGKWSKEAEMMKLKSQFGEERAKDMKARQALHAKAKAAPDINPNLIEVSERVIIKEKVKEPIPEIEWWDVPLLPSGAYSDIEDGDIIDKLKMEKITIYVEHPRPIEPPAEPAPPPPQPLKLTKKEQKKLRTQRRLAREKDRQEMIRQGLIEPPKPKVKMSNLMKVLGSEATQDPTKLEKEIRSAAAEREQAHIDRNIARKLTPAERREKKEKKLFDDPNTVETMVSVYKINDLSHKKTRFKVDVNAQENRLTGCAVIFEGINVVVVEGGSKSIKRYGKLMLRRINWAEAVEDEEEDGDGNEEKPVNKCILVWQGSVAKPSFNKFSVHECVTEAAARKVLADAGVGHYWDLAINFSDDQM